The Betta splendens chromosome 24, fBetSpl5.4, whole genome shotgun sequence DNA window CATAAGTTCTCAGTTGGCTGGAAGCTCATGAGTTGTGCATCATCttgaacacaaaatccaactgCTTTTGACTGAGCAGATCCAGTTAGACAATGAAAAACCTAAAATATTTACTTCCAGAGTGGCACTTACTCTTCATATTTACTGGCAAGAATCACTTTGACTTGgagcatgaggtcattgcagcAGCCAAGTGACAAACGTGATGCTTCAGTTTGCAGACTGATGAAAtgtgggaagaaaaaaaataaaagtgtaatttattgtaaatgAGCAGCCGTGTCACAGAACGTGCCGATACATGCCGttaaaaaacacactcactttTTTGTTAAGATAGGTAAACAGTCAAGCAGCACTCCCGTGTCTTGAATTctgcaaaggaaaaaaacaagtaaacttTCATCTGATATTTAGGAGTCAACCATTACAACTGCAGCTTTAGCCATCAACTTACCTGAGAAGGTAAGCCACTAATTCGCTGGCATTTTTCTGCCATAGTGTTAATGCTACTTTAAGGCGAAGATTCCTCCCAAAAAGGATGCCAGTCATAGCTTCATGGTCCTTTGATAGCTttacaagaaaacaacaacaggttACAAACGTAAAAGATTAAAGCCTAAATGTAACTGCAGTAATTCTGACTCACCTCAGTTAAGTCGCTGTACTTGGAGCTGGCTCCTGCCATCTTAGAGGCCTCTGCAGAGTTCAGAGGGAGTCCACGCTTGTCATTGCAGTGAGCGCCCCGCACATCATCGGGGCAGGTCAGCTCATTCTCTTTGTTGGCCATGCCGGGTTTGCGGACACGGCCTACATGGGATGCGCTGCGGTGCAGCTTTGAGCCCACCTCCTCCAACTGACAACCCTTCCTCTTGCACACTTGGCCACGACTGTGTACGCCGTAACGCGTTTGAAATCTGCAGAGAAAGGCCAGTGAGGTGAACGAAGGGCAAAGCTGTCTCAGTTATAAAAACGCTGCAATTAGAAAAGGCACAGAAAGTTATAGAAAGATGCCTAAATGACCCAATGACCAAGACACAACATGGGGGGCTGATGGTGAGTGATGACAACTTGATGAATCCCAAAATGTGGATCACAGACTCACCTTTTTTTATCTAATTCTTCCTTATTTACATTATCCACCTAAAACAAGAGGATAGGGGATGAGGCCACCTCTACAACTACAACACCATTGAACTGAGCTTCGCAGCGACAATAATCACACATCAAATCATATGTACCTGCTTCATGTTCTATTCAGCGCCAATAGGGCGACGGGCCATTGGGTTTATTCTGGTTGACCTTAAAGACGTCCCGTTGCCAGGTATTCCTACCAGCTGCAATAATAAGGGACACTGTTGGACAAACAAtcataggaaaaaaaaactcagtcTCAACAGGAGCAACAAGTATTTTGTGAGGTTTAAAAAAACCAACAATAAACCCTCGGATGAAAACAATGAGGGTAATGACGCATTCAAAtgagataaaacacaaaacgtTAGCTGACGTGATACTGGATACGAAGGCgtcggctgcagctctgccaatATTGAAATTTCTTGGCAGAGCTGCGAAAAGTCTCTCAAGTGCTGATTAAAGTTAAGACATAGGTTCGTTACACAAGAGCGCACGTTTGGAAAAGTACTGCATTGCTTTCAGTTATATCTTAAGCCAAAGTTAGCGTGAGTCCCTTGAGCAGCTATGGTTCAGCTAGCTGTAACTGTTAGCTTTAGCTGGGCGATCGGAGACAAACGTAGCTGGCCCGCTAACAGCTAGTTAGCCTTCCACATCAAGGCACATATGTTTACACTAACAACACGTCAATGCTTGTTTACTGCTTAATAAGCAAACTCAAATACTAACCGAGTCATTGCACGTCGTATCTGGGGTTCTATTCAGAATACATCCAAACAGTGATAAAGTGATTCGAACTTCTTTCCGAACAGGTTCGCTAGCGACTCAGAGTTCCACCATTCAAATGAATACACCGCCGGTGCGGGGGATTGTGGGATTGATATAGATGAAGGAAAACTGTGGatgcagcgccacctgctggacgcTTACAGAACTACACTGCGCTATCCTGAGTCGTCACTGCATTGTTGTTCTTTGTGATAAGttatagttgtttttttattgataCGTTGATATTTagcttgttgttttcttttaatataATATGTATGTATAATGTCTATATTACCGTAAATTCCTTGTACACGAAAACCTACTTTTTAAAACCTATTTCACATCGAGATTACAGAGTAAAAACTATTTTACTAACCTATATTTAGTTACTTGAACTGAGCCTAACCCTCAGACGTTAGAGGCTTCATAGAATAAGATATTACGTTTAAACAAGTACAATGACAAAGAAATATATGCAGAGCAATAATTCAGAGTTTGTCAGACAAAGGCATCCACCCACACAGGGAGTAAAAACACAGGAGATTTACATCTGTGAGGACAGATTGAAACCTTTAAACATAAAACGTGAAGAATTTTTTAAGGTAAATACCCTGGAAAGGTTTGGACTGTGACAAGATGTGCTTATTGCGAGAATATATCTACCTACTGATTGACCGTCCTCCGTTAATATTccacctgtttgttttgtttttaatacagtatgtgtggagAGACAAAGTTCCCATTTTACCTGAGCCCAACATGGTCTCACAGCACCTGTTTGttcaaacaacaggaaacaggagaaaaaaacatctgttgatTTTTATCCAGCTTTTATTTCACAGCAAACATATGGttccatttatatttacatacacatacaacatCTTAATATTCATCAGACTGAGGCGGTGAGCCATGGATCTATGAGCAGAAGTCTCTGTTACTGAGGCCCTGCTTCCGTCTTTTATCAGCTGAGGACTGGACACGCTGCTTAACTTGCTAAAACTAATCAACTCTTTTCCCTAATTTGCATTTTGCAAACGGCTTCATCACACAGGGGACAGGGAAAATGCTGGCACGCGGCCTTGGActtgactgcagctgctggagcttaATGCTGGTAGCTGTGTGGCCATTAAGCAGGAGCGGCTGGAGATGTgattcacacacagcagcctgttcTCAGGCCAGATGATGAACTACTCTGGGTCCTCGCCCGCACTCCTGTGACTTGACGGTTCTCATGATGtcaatataaacaatataaagTCATCACATTTGCATCACATTAAGACGAACGTGACAGGTTTGTTTGGGAGCAGAAGCTGCATGGATGCGTATGTGAGGAGTGAtccaccactagatggcagcgtGCACCCACAGCTGCTGAACATCTGGCTCAGTGTCCAGACAGGAGGATCCCTCCTTCATTCCACTGGTTGGACTTTTACTCAGTAAAGTCTTTATCACGAAGAGGAACCTGACTGTCACCATCTGCCTGATGCGAGGAAGGAAA harbors:
- the katnbl1 gene encoding KATNB1-like protein 1, producing MKQVDNVNKEELDKKRFQTRYGVHSRGQVCKRKGCQLEEVGSKLHRSASHVGRVRKPGMANKENELTCPDDVRGAHCNDKRGLPLNSAEASKMAGASSKYSDLTELSKDHEAMTGILFGRNLRLKVALTLWQKNASELVAYLLRIQDTGVLLDCLPILTKNLQTEASRLSLGCCNDLMLQVKVILASKYEEHILVGLHWVQAVIRKWQLELAKHEKQLRDSCSEDRNIEIMKQRLKDLWKEGTRLCLIPGSTGEQAKLIEAYLSQLP